The Cyprinus carpio isolate SPL01 chromosome A3, ASM1834038v1, whole genome shotgun sequence genomic interval tctatctatctatctatctatctatctatctatctatctatctatctatcaattaGGACTGTGAAAGTTTAAAATATGCACCTAAGATAATATTTCATATGTTTCGCTATGATTAAATCACACTCACATACATGACATTTGATACAATTTCATTCCATTATTTCACCATTGCTTCATTCTGCAGATAAATCAAGCAGgtattaaaatagacaaaataactTTTAACATTGTTGTAAGTGTATTAGTTTTACTACTGAACTAGTTTTGTCTCATATCCTGCAGCATATAATGTTTCAAGACTCAGGGCTGACTCTTACAGTAGATCGGGTCTGTGTCTGTGGATGATCGCACAGAAAGCCAGTCCATCTGTGAATGAAGAGCTCATGTCTGTGACCAGAACATCAGAGTAACCTTCACAAACATCTCGACACCAGTCCCGAAGAGCTTTCAGTGAACACATGaccgaaaacaacaacaaaaactcttaTTTACTGCTTCAGTCACTCCGGTTAAAGCGTCGTTCACGCGAGGACGCGCTCTTCAGACCGGAACAGAATATAACTGGACGCGGAATGAGGAATCAGTCTCGCCTCTGTTCATCGGTCTCGTAGTGATTTTCCAGTTCCGTTGCCTTCACACAGCTGCAAAATCTTTCTCTTTTATGAATGTGTATAATACTCCATCAGATCGCAAACCCGTTCAGAATGCGCGTTTAAAATTTCAGTGTCGCGGTCCGTCGTTCTGTTGCTTTGAACTTTTTGATCAGATCAGACCGACGATCGCGTTCACAGAAAACACCAGAGCAAACAAATATACAGATCCAAGAACTTGCGCTTTAAATACAGATGAGCTAATGTTCTCATGAAACACTTTACCAGAACACATCTGGAAACAAAATAATATCCAAACACAAACACTGCTGCATGAGACTGAAGTCTGAAAAgatgaatataatattataatcattGTAATCATTTGCAGGTAATTTCAGGCCCACAGCGCCTCCTTCCGGAGAGAAGCAGCGTCGCATGAcgcaaaagtgaaagtgaaagtaaatgttttttttttcttctttttttaataacagtgGAAACTTAAAAATACGCCGTAATTTTTGATCATAAAGGTAAGCGTATACATCATTCGGAACTGCTAAGGGTCTACTTGGCACTTCAccgacatgataaatatatctatagaatgctttaaatgacaaaataattcaaatctggcctaatggttagagattcggACTCTTAATCCAaagattgtaggtgggggagtgaatgtacagcgctctctccaccctcaataccacgactgaggtgcccttgagcgaggcactgaacccccaactgctccccgggcgccgcagcataaatgatacccactgctccgggtgtgtgttcacggtgtgtgtgtgttcactgctctgtgtgtgtgcactttggatgagttaaatgcagagcacgaattctgagtaatggtcactatacttggctgtatgtcacgtcactttcattaTGTAAACTGTAAAGATGCATTTCCAAGCATTAGCCTATACcttaaataaaacagattgtgaATAGTTACGATTCACACAAcattatttacttcagaaaaatcaacaATAGGGCTTGAGCCCATAACGTTTGTGGGGCCGCAGAAGTTTATTGCATATGGGCCCTGGGACTGTGGTCATAAGGCTTTAGTAGATATCAACACATGAACAATAGGCTACTATATGAGCTACAGCCTTATTTTAATAGACatcacatttgaaaatgaaaatgtgtcaaaCTGGGAAGaccagtttcaaaaaaaaaattaaataggcctatgtatatacaaacccgattccaaaaaagttgggacactgtacaaattgtgagtaaaaaaggaatggaataatttacaaatctcataaacttattattctattgtgaatattttattcacaatagaatatagataacatatcaaatgttgaaagtgagacattttgaaatgtcatgccaaatattggctcattttggatttcatgagagctacacattccaaaaaagttgggacaggtagcaataagaggccggaaaagttagaTTTACATATAacgaacagctggaggaccaatttgcaacttattaggtcaattgggcAACATGATtgagtataaaaagagcctctaagagtggcagtgtctctcagaagtcaagatgggcagaggaccaattcccccaatgctgcggcaaaaatagtggagcaatatcagaaaggagtttctcagagaaaaattgcaaagagtttgaagttaccatcatctacagtgcataatatcatccaaagattcagagaatctgaaacaatctcggtgcgtaagggtcaaggccggaaaaccatactggatctaaaaagaagaggggatgccacacagtggtaaacatggccttgtcccaacttttttgagatgtgctgatgccatgaaatttaaaatcaacttattttccccttaaaatgatacattttctcagtttaaacatttaatatatcatctatgttgtattctgaataaaatattgaaatttgaaacttccacatcattgcattctgtttttattcacaattcgtACAGTgacccaacttttttggaattgggtttgtaattCGACTGGGgctttaagtattatttttatatgtctgtAGATTATGTATTGTCTGTATGTGTTGTGACTTACTGCTGCAAAACTAGTTTCCCTTAAGGGGGACAATAAAGTTATACAACAAAAGGAGTTttccattaattaacattatttgtcTCTGTTGTAAATGTGCACAATGTTTCcaatgcaaatgtttaaatattcttaaattagGAGACATTTACTTCAGAAGAAATATGCAGTTTgaattcatacatatttatttcatttgttgcaGGCAGTGCAAAAAGTTGGTTAAAAGCATCACAAGATCCATAATTCAGTCAGAGAAAACCATACAAAACGTTCAAACTAGATTAATTAATCAAAGTAACTAATGCAGGTTAAATTGTCTAACAGATGCTGTAGaagaaattaacaaattaaaaatgagatgagagatgtgaaattaaaaacaacaaaaagtaatttcaacaaaaagcaaaaaggaatacaatttcaaaatcgcttcaaatgttttaaatcttaTAAGCATATAGACATTAaactctctttaaaaaaaaaaaaaaatgttttagaaatgacttaaaaaataaaataaaataaatgttttcactcTGCTACCAGcacaaattaatgaatttatatttctgtcatgacaactcttgaAGGGATTGGCATGGTACTGTACACAACACTGTTAATGTATTttgtcttggtggaatagatctgctacgctgctgctgctgctgctgctgctgtggaaGAGCAAGTACTGAGGCTTGCTACTGCCaaaacatccacaacatgctgctgtgagcatgtaggaaatactgctgctgcagatttaacatatataaataacctcCATaaagcatacatgaatcaccccatagcagatctatacaggtggagctgggaaaggtggagggtttcaaaagcgtgctgcaactgctacggcatgcactagccaagtatttgaatgttgagcaatgagctcattggctgctgatacagAAGAGAACCAATCAGATGtcccatgtgataatgatgtcattatgtcagattaagttagacctatcggactgcgccatctagtttttcatgacagaactttgggtatacatatatatagaatcATGTACATGAAATAgactacttttaataaaaaaaaagtgaaatctcattgataaaagtttaatatttggCATTACTGGTCAttaaggccaaagtatacttttttACGTGTAAACTATGGAATGCCTACAGTGCATGATTTAAATTTGGTTATCAGAATAGTACATGCTACTGTATGCGCACCAACTGATTTTTGTAACGATGCATTCTTTGTAGTacattgaatttgttttgcacTAATCAGTGGTTCCACAAGGTAGCACCACTGGCCCCAGCCattgtttcacagtagaaaatTAAACTAATGAGATTCTAAACTAAATTAAAGAGATGGAACAATAACAGCAACAACTTAGCGAAGACTGCAACAAAACGGCCGCATCGACAAGCGCTTGTGTGAGAGTTTTATGATATTGctgcaattttaatttaaaagagtacaaagacatttttattggtcATAACTTCTGTAGAAATATAGCACAGACACTGAACTAAGAGGAAGATTTCTAGAGTGTGTCGACCGCCTGCATTTGTGCACACTATTAAATGAAGTATACTTTGAAACAGGGGTGGACTTAGtgatttgggggccctaagcaaatttCAGGTATGGGGCCCCAACGCAATAACTATTTGCTCTTTTATGCCTAAcccttatttctctctctctctctctctcatagtttatagtttgttttccTCTTAACAACTTCTAAAGCCATTTAcaaggcatattttttttttttttcggatcaAAAAAGAAGACATAAAAAATGCTTGCACTTGTCCATTTAATGAATTTTAACCTTCTTCGATATTTTTACAAAAAGGAGTCAAATGTCATAAAATTATCCCATGCAACTTGTTCCGTATTCCAAGTGTTCTTAAGGGGTTTGCCAAGatacaaattgaaaaaataatctatttttaagcaaaaatctCCAGTCATCACATTCCTGCAGCAGTTCACCCTAGTGCACATAGGAAAAGCACACAAGCGAGTCATTTTGaaacatcaagacaaataaaatcATGACACGAAACAATATTTTCTTCTCTGAGGTTAATATATTCATTCTGAGACAGCCTAGAACGTGTGCAGAGTGCTTCCTCTATAATCACTAAAAGATGTCATTCACTTCAGTTCATTGCGATCACACAATGTTCTGTTAATCAGTGAAGCTGTTGTCACTGCACAATCAATCTGTTATTTACATCGTATCTACACGCTGTTATAATGAAAGGATTCACGAGCTTGCAGAACTCAGCACTTTGTGTTCTCCAGAACATAAATACTGGAGCGTTTGCCAAATATGTTTCGCCCGTATCAGATGGGGCCCCCTGATTTTCTGGGGTAAGTGGCCACTTACCTCACTTATTGGTTAAGTCTGCCCCTGCTTCAAAAGGCTACGTGTTCGACTGTATACTTTGTATACTGTAtacccaaagtatactttgggctttactgTCAGTCGTTAAAgatttctatcataaaacagtcaaatgttaaatgtttagctACTTACACCATACCACACACTCTTCCACCATAAAACTAAGTGTCATGTTGAAATTCATTTGTGTAAAAGCcagccttctttgatttgattggccatctcactcattttgacattgatgagcaaTGTTAGAGCACTGCAGAAGACGAGccaaaaaatgtaactttaaaactTTTGTCATCCTATAAAGCGAGCACTGCGTAATGTGCAGCATCACAAATATCAAATACTGGGGGGACAGTCTggctatttcattttattggtgGGTTACATCGCTAAAGATTCCTTCATTAAAGAAGATGTTTTTACTTATTTCTCTGAGCCTTTTCCCAATTGAAGAGTGGAGGATTTTTGTCAGAATGTGATTTTAGGACTCCTACACCAGTGGTCATGAGAATTTCTTTCACATTACTCATTAAAAACTATATGAAATATTGTACCAACAGCTCCACCAACAGCTCCACCAACAACTCCACCAACAGCTCCACCAACAGCTTCACCAACAACTCCACCAGCAGGCCCAGCAATAGCTGTACCAATAGCTGCACCAGCAACTCGACCAACAGCTGCTCCAGTAGGCTGAGCAATAGCTCCAACTGCTTTATTAAAAGCACCACCAACAACTGCACCAAAACCAGTTTGTTTCTTACCAGATATAAAAGCTGAAAAACTGAACCTATGGTTATACTGCCTATAAAATTCTTCTAATTCAGGGTTACTTTGCGCCCTGTGTAACATTTCGCCTTTTTCCTTTCTAACTCTCTCAATCtcctgtttttttctccattcaagTCCTTGAGCTTCATACTCTGCTCTGATATTCTGGACTCTGACTCTTTCATTCTCCTCTTTTCTCCattcttcctctctctgtctcctctttTCTTCCTCTTGTCTAAATCTCTGAGCATCTTCATACATCTGATTACTGAAGTGTCCTCCTCCATTCTGCTCTATCATTGTGTCAATCTTCTGCAGCAGATCTGTCACCTGCTCTCTGTTATTCTCATCTTCATTGTTGAAGACATGAAATCTGTCTCCACACTCTTGAACTAGATGTCTTAATTTACTGTTCCCCTTAATGAGATTCTCTATGGACTCTCCTTTCAGCTGATCTCCATGAGTGAAGAGAATGATGGAGTATTTTAACACCTCCTGACCAAACATAATCTCAGACTGCTGAGGAATCTGCTGCTCATGTTCAGTGAATCTGTCATTTGCACGCAGAACAATGAGAAAAGCGTGAGGTCCAGGACTGGACAGATAAACACTTCTCGCTATCTCTTTCTTTACCTGCTCATCTGTGTTCACCTCATCTGGTGTGTCAAAGAATCCAGGAGTATCAACTACAGTCACAGATCTACCTGAAACAGTGGCATGATTCACTGAACATTGACAGGTTACTGAATTTGAGCTAACCTCAGATTTAAACACTTTCTGTCCCAGTATTGTGTTTCCAGATGTACTCTTGCCACAACCAGTTTTACCCAGAAGAACAATCCTTCTAGATGAACGGTTAACAACATCAAGATCAACAGTGAATGTTGTGACTGTTGTGATCCGTCTGGGCAGCGTCCCTCCTTCTGATGCTGTATTAAACACACAAGAGATGTAAGCAGTCATTTAGATGTGTATGAGTTCACTACTGGATGTAAGTTGGTTGTATACAAAAACTTGCACTGAGATATTCAGAGAATCAGCTGAATCTTAGCTAAAAATGATATTAGCATTTTTCCCGTTTTCATAAAAAGTCTAATTGTATTGATTTGGTTTACCTGGTTTGAATAGTGAATTTGCTAGTTTATCAAATCTAAAATGTCAACTTTATTGAAAACATGAATATTAGAAGTAAATTAACTCcaaaggcccagaaaggtagtaaaaacACCATGGAAGTAGTCCATGTTACTCCACTGCATGGTTCAATTGTCATTTTCTGAAGCGACGGGAATGCTTTTGGTGtgccaaaaacaaatcaaacaaacaaaatcttttgACTATATTCAACATTTTCTTCACTTCTGTTTCAATCTCCAATGTCCATTAAGAAGAGCTTCAGAAAACTACAGTTAAACCACTGGAGTAACATGAACTACATTCATGATGTTttcactacctttctgggcctttcTGAAGTGAAAGTTGCTTAGGctgtcaatggagggacagaaacttcttggatttcatttaaaatatcttcagcTGTCTTGCGCACAGCCCCATCCACACAGCTTTCAGAGCACCAGGAATGTGATATCACAAAAGAACGAACTCGGATAGGGAGGTGAGGTAAAGTAACAGACTGCATAGTCTGAggtaatgaattattaatttctgtttcTCATAATTTGGTCTTGGTTGCAATATCATCTTTTCTTATATGAAATGCGATCATCAACAATGCATAAGTAGATGTGTTGGGGAATTTTGCTAttaacaagtaaaataaaaaataaaaaaataaaaaaaaaaataatatatatatatatatatatatatatatatatatatatatatatatatatatatatatataaaatattacgttaaaattagatttttaacaaaacCCACCATTTACCAGACATGATGTTTGGGTAATTTTTGCAAGCAGCAGTCTGGCCTGGTCACTAGATTCTCTCTTCATGTTGTTGAACACATGGTATCTCTGATCATACTTCTCAAGTGTCTTCAATGCTTCATTTTTCACAACAAATTCTTTTATTGTGGTGTTTCCTTTATCCAGTTCATCTCCTCTGGTGAAGAGAATCCAGGTTTTATTCAAGCGGTTTGGTCCCAAAAATCTCTCAATCTTCTCCAGAGTTCTTCTCTCTTCTGCAGTGAATCTGTCGGCTTTGATGACCAGCAGAAACACACAGGGACCAGATTCACAACTCTGGAAAATACTCTTATATTGGAGTGGCATCTGATTCTCATTGATTTGACTCTCATATAATCCTGGTGTGTCATAAACAGTGACTGGAATCCCAAAGACGGTCCCGGATACAACAGCAACATCTTGTGTGCCTGAAAGGGGACTTTCATTTGTCACAAAAGCATTTCGTCCCAGTATTGTGTTTCCTGATGCACTCTTTCCAGCTCGTGATGTCCCCAGTAAAATCAGGtttaaatgtgcatttggttcCATTACTGATGTGTGACCTAAAATTAAGTAGTAAATACTGTGAGACAGCATATATGATTGGAAAAGATGTATAATATTCTCTCTAATCtcctctctttttgtttttcattggatGCCTTTTTCATCTTTACCTTTACAGTTCTATTACCATtaatggtcccactttatattaagtgtccctaatacctgtatACTTACaaagtaactagatgtgtacgtaatatgtaaccacagtgtaagtatacatagatatatagtatctacagctgttatagttctgtaactacacacaagtaacaaccctcaggatggtttgtgtaagtatAAATGTGTAACAGGtcatatattaatacattttgtaacaacaatatgtataagagtaattggaaccatttgatccaggggtggaagtgggatccagggggtggagatgggtaggtttagggatatgtaaagtggtAGGAGTTGGATCTTGATTTGGAGTTGGTGCACCACCgtaataccagtgtacttacatggtaactcctcaggaactgtTCACTtgatataaagtgtaacattctggacaccaaccataatttatttgtaaaacctAACTTACTGGCTGCTGCTGTGTAATATCAGAGCAATTACatgataaatcaaatataaactgtaacactttctttacaaaaaagtgctgttagtcctgttacacatttgcacttacacataccattcagtggcttgttacatatgtgtagttacccaaacattagagctgtagatactatgtaccaatgtacttacactgtggttacatactatgtacacatctagtAACTATGTAAGTACACCGGTATTaaggacacaatataaagtgggacccaattttacattttggcagcaccttgaaataaatgttcatttttgtcaaAGTTTAAAAAAGCATCACTTATCAACAGGCAAATAAACCTTTTCTATATTAGTTTAATCAACAACTTATGAAATGTTTCAGAAATGTGACGCATGCAAAAATCATGATGCATTAACATAAAAGTgaacatttgtttttacaaacactaTTTGTACATATAGTATTAAGgtacattcatttatttctgaGTTTTGCTGATGCTAGTTGAAAAAGCACTTAGTTACAGAATGTAGATAGTTGGTGAATATTAGCACGCATTTGCTATATTTGAAGCTAATTTCATCTTATATACCATGGCAAATTAAGTCattctgattcatttaaaaatgagaggaattaaaaacaaactgattATTAACCCTCGTGTTGTCCTCAGGCAACAAACTACCTTTTTCTATCTCTCATCacccctttaaaatttttaatacaattttattttttatttatcttacaaTTTTATCGCCTGACATGTCTGTTCAATAAAATTAGGGTTTAAACTGGGTGTGGCCTTTTTTTAAAGGGTGTGGGGCAATCCTTTCAGGAAGCAAAGTCACATGGGACACAGTGCCACCAATTGGTAAGATAAATatcactttttaacttttaaatatctctctctctctctctctctctctctctctctctctctatatatatatatatatatatatatgtatactgtcCCCCTGGGCAGTTTTTACAAGCTCAGAAAACTCAAagaatgtgcattattattattaggtcaCAGAGAATTATGGGAAATGTAATTTTGTCACTTTGTCAGCTCATAAACTGATTAAATGAGTAGTGTTTTCTGGAAAAATTGATTAATCTTCTTCACTAACAGTACACATAATTAGAGAGGGTGGTTAGGGTCCCCTTGGTCTGTTCGCCACAGGGCCCCCTCAAAGCATGGGACTAactatttattagtttatttgattaaatagtTTATTGTTCATGCTTGTGATTAGTTGGAATCAGTTGTGTTTGAtacttgttgaaaaaaaaaaataatgaaaaaaaatgtaatgcttatATTGCTTATTTCCATATtccacttatttaaaaaaaccttGGTGTTTTAGTACTCTCATAGCACAGTGTTGCCCTGAGGCAACAAACCAATATCTGGTTCAGGGGTGGCGGGGGAGGAGAGATTTTTTGATGGATATATTATCAGGGATCCCCAAGCTCCCAAAAAATGGGatggaatatttttttccacccaaaataaaaatttatgccATAGAGGGTTAAGCAATGAAGTCAAACCTGAGAGCTGATGTCTCTCTTTGTATGTCAATCTGTCCTTCTTCTGAAGTTTAAATAACAAATGACAGCTTTCTGCTGGTCTTTATATAGACATGTAAACACACTGTGGTTGGTGAAATCACATGATCAGAATGAtcagagagagaatgtgtgtgttttctttttctttttactattgATTGTATAGAATTGTTGGTCTGAGTGTAAACTTTGCCAGATTCTCAAGATTATATGAGCCTGAAGTTGTTCTTAAATTCTTCTTATGTAGATAAGGAAGCGGATGAACACCGTTTGGTAGCATATCTCTAGATCATTGCCATATAAGCACATTTAGTTTGGTCTCGTACTGTATCACATACCTTTTCAATGTCGTGCACTTGCTTGGccatttgttgtgataaacaggaAAGTATGTTCAAGCGACAGcaaaacagtgtaattatactctttgagagaagcagtcaaTCAGCAGAAGTTAAAAGCAGCTCGTAAGTGTGTTTATTTCTTGTTTCAGTGTTTAGCACAGTTTTCATTGTTAGGAAACgcttgttttgtttactgtgtggAGACGTGCTGAAATCGTGTTTGGTCTCGTACTGTATCGCGTACCTTGTCAGTGTCTGCGCTTGCTTGGccatttgttgtgataaacaggaAAGTGTTTTCAGCTGAATTCAGTTTGAGTTTTGTTAGATGAATATAAAAAGCTTAGTATAAAGTTTTGCTTGgggacttcaacatccacctagataaaccttaggctgcagacttccacactctgcttgcctcttttgatctcaagagAGTAATAACTACGGCTACTTACAAATCatgcaaccaactggaccttatttacacacaacactgctccactgatcatgtgctggttactccactgcacaccttagatcacttcctcctcactcttaacctcaacatggttcctgacccAACACATACCCCTCCACATATCACTTTTCgatgtaacctacgctcactctcaccctcatGGCTAtgtgctatggtttcatcttcgcttccttcccctgaACAGTTAGCATCTCTTGATGCTAACTCTGCTATTGATATTTTCTGCTCCAGTCTagcatcttgtttagacactgtctgccccttgtcttccaggccagctcgTACCACCTATTCTACCCATTGGCTATCTGATGTTCTCAGAGAGCATTGTTCTAAGCTCAGAGCTGCAGGAAGAGTATGgtgcaaatcacaaaaaaatcctactgaccttaatgtataTTGATTACTCCTCTCTtcattctctgctaatgtcttcactgctaaaatgacatactatcacaacaaaattaacaatttgccTAACTCTTGCAtgttctttaaaacaaatttcacaatttgtcACACTACAAACTGTCaaacacatcttaccagcaaacatttACTAGTtttcatccttctcttcactgtctgaggcagaagtctctaaactcatcctttccaatcatcctactacttgtccgcttgatcctattccatctcatctccttcgaGCCATTTCTCCTGCCATTGTACATGCAGTCACTCACTTTGTTAACACATCCCTttacactggtgttttcccctcaacATTTAAACAGGCTTGTATTACCCCACTTCTTAAGAAACCCACTCttaacccaactcttttagaaaactacagactgcTTTTCCTTCAAAAACCCTTGaatgagttgtgttcaaccaagtctctgcctttctcacacagaacatcCTCCTGAAGAGCGACCAATCTgacttcagaagtggacattcaaccgagactgccttgctctcagttgttgaagccctaagactggcaagagtggcttccaaatcttcaatacttatcttgctggaacTGTCCTCTGCTTTTGATATGGTGAACCACCAGATCCTCTCTTCGACCCTTTTGGAAAAtagcatctcaggaactgcacgccagtggtttgagtcttacctctcagataggtccctCAAGGTATCCTGGAGAGGTGAGATGTCAAAGTCATGACATCTAGCTACTGGGgggcctcagggctcagttcttggaccacttctcttctctgtctacatggcatcactatgttctctcattcagaaacatggctttttgtatcactgctatgctgatgacactctaCCTCTTATTCCATCCTGATAATCCGATGATAGCTTCTCGCATCTCAGCAtttctaacagacatttcttgttggatgatggaccatcaccttcaactcaacctggctaagacagaactgcttgtggtttcaacaaacccatcactttatcaaaatttcaccatccatttaggctcatcaaccataactcctttaaAAACAGCTGGAAACCTTGTAGTTGAGATTAATGataagctgaatttctcagaccacattgcaaaaactgcccggtcctgcagatttgcttaaTACAACAAAAGGAAGATCAGggcctttctttcagaacat includes:
- the LOC109084559 gene encoding uncharacterized protein LOC109084559 isoform X2, with protein sequence MRLAFDVAERELGIPALLDPDELVSVEEPDHLSIITYVSQLYCVLRGHSHVSQKIPVNNESSSTKPQDQTHTQNDGRLSTSSETDIQEPPKPAPRMRAEPQEPPRPAPRSPDHRPDNVSSQSVIHKEHPWKKLVDPGPWYRLPPAPAPSAHSRRQPATFNPFLEEDEDGSNDEETNPSSCETSVAHKPQTLSSVPSMHQAAAPVHGFPLIKRKVNTHTRVSEKQVCEEQKTLEECLLELERRGVQLEREMRRCITEKLLVDWFLLIHEKSMLVRRDTELGYMVKQQRLEDQQVDVEFEIRCLFNKPEQDWSSDDRQQEQQLMSRLLSIIQQRNDIISSLDQDRKREEEEDEMLMAVIQRMGHTSVMEPNAHLNLILLGTSRAGKSASGNTILGRNAFVTNESPLSGTQDVAVVSGTVFGIPVTVYDTPGLYESQINENQMPLQYKSIFQSCESGPCVFLLVIKADRFTAEERRTLEKIERFLGPNRLNKTWILFTRGDELDKGNTTIKEFVVKNEALKTLEKYDQRYHVFNNMKRESSDQARLLLAKITQTSCLVNASEGGTLPRRITTVTTFTVDLDVVNRSSRRIVLLGKTGCGKSTSGNTILGQKVFKSEVSSNSVTCQCSVNHATVSGRSVTVVDTPGFFDTPDEVNTDEQVKKEIARSVYLSSPGPHAFLIVLRANDRFTEHEQQIPQQSEIMFGQEVLKYSIILFTHGDQLKGESIENLIKGNSKLRHLVQECGDRFHVFNNEDENNREQVTDLLQKIDTMIEQNGGGHFSNQMYEDAQRFRQEEEKRRQREEEWRKEENERVRVQNIRAEYEAQGLEWRKKQEIERVRKEKGEMLHRAQSNPELEEFYRQYNHRFSFSAFISGKKQTGFGAVVGGAFNKAVGAIAQPTGAAVGRVAGAAIGTAIAGPAGGVVGEAVGGAVGGVVGGAVGGAVGTIFHIVFNE
- the LOC109084559 gene encoding uncharacterized protein LOC109084559 isoform X1, which codes for MCLLKALQDWCRDVCEGYSDVLVTDMSSSFTDGLAFCAIIHRHRPDLLDFHSLSKHNVYENMRLAFDVAERELGIPALLDPDELVSVEEPDHLSIITYVSQLYCVLRGHSHVSQKIPVNNESSSTKPQDQTHTQNDGRLSTSSETDIQEPPKPAPRMRAEPQEPPRPAPRSPDHRPDNVSSQSVIHKEHPWKKLVDPGPWYRLPPAPAPSAHSRRQPATFNPFLEEDEDGSNDEETNPSSCETSVAHKPQTLSSVPSMHQAAAPVHGFPLIKRKVNTHTRVSEKQVCEEQKTLEECLLELERRGVQLEREMRRCITEKLLVDWFLLIHEKSMLVRRDTELGYMVKQQRLEDQQVDVEFEIRCLFNKPEQDWSSDDRQQEQQLMSRLLSIIQQRNDIISSLDQDRKREEEEDEMLMAVIQRMGHTSVMEPNAHLNLILLGTSRAGKSASGNTILGRNAFVTNESPLSGTQDVAVVSGTVFGIPVTVYDTPGLYESQINENQMPLQYKSIFQSCESGPCVFLLVIKADRFTAEERRTLEKIERFLGPNRLNKTWILFTRGDELDKGNTTIKEFVVKNEALKTLEKYDQRYHVFNNMKRESSDQARLLLAKITQTSCLVNASEGGTLPRRITTVTTFTVDLDVVNRSSRRIVLLGKTGCGKSTSGNTILGQKVFKSEVSSNSVTCQCSVNHATVSGRSVTVVDTPGFFDTPDEVNTDEQVKKEIARSVYLSSPGPHAFLIVLRANDRFTEHEQQIPQQSEIMFGQEVLKYSIILFTHGDQLKGESIENLIKGNSKLRHLVQECGDRFHVFNNEDENNREQVTDLLQKIDTMIEQNGGGHFSNQMYEDAQRFRQEEEKRRQREEEWRKEENERVRVQNIRAEYEAQGLEWRKKQEIERVRKEKGEMLHRAQSNPELEEFYRQYNHRFSFSAFISGKKQTGFGAVVGGAFNKAVGAIAQPTGAAVGRVAGAAIGTAIAGPAGGVVGEAVGGAVGGVVGGAVGGAVGTIFHIVFNE